The Desulfobacterales bacterium genome includes the window AACATACTGATGAAAAAGAATTAGAACAAATTACAGGAGTTGAATTGACCTACACAAGACCTGGAAAAAGTGCTGGAACAATTGAATGGGTATCAAGGGAAAATGAAAAAAATGGTATCATAACTGGTATAGACGGAAATCTTGGATCTGAAGAATTGATAAAAAAATACGGATACACAGATAAACAAGTAAAAATAATATCAACGATAAGACATTTAGAAAAAATAACTCGACATAAAGCTGTTCCGCCTCCTCATATTGAAAGAGAAACTATGCTTAAGGCTGGAGTTATTGAATGAAGGAGATAAGTTTTATATTTGGAGGATGCAGAAGTGGTAAAAGCAGTTACGCTTTAAAAACAGCGGAACAAATAAGTGGAAACAAAAAAGTTTTTATTGCAACATGCGTCCCCCTTGATGATGAAATGAAAAATCGAGTTTTTATGCATCAAAAGCAAAGAGGCGCTAACTGGATTACAATTGATGCTCCTTTGCTTTTAGCTGAAACTGTTGCAGATGTATGTTTATCGGCAGATGTAATATTAATTGATTGTATAGGTTTATGGATAACGAATTTGCTGTTATCAAACGAATTTGAAGGCAATATATTTAATAAAGTTGAAAATTTTATAGAGGTTTTAAAAAAAATAAATATCCCAATATTAATTGTATCAAATGAAGTGGGATGCGGGATAGTTCCAGAAAATAAATTAGCTCGAGAATTTAGGGATATTCTTGGATTTGCAAACCAAAAAATAGCTGAATGTTCTGATAAGGTAGTTTTAATGGCGGCTGGTATTCCTATGGTTATAAAAAGCCAATAAAGTTTATTTATTTAAACTATTCACTAACTAAAATTAAGGGGAGAAAAATTATGTCAAAAAAATTAGTAATTTTATTAGCAATTATTTTTAATTTTTGTTTTTTTCAATATGCTGATTCTTCAGATGCATTGAACCTTGGAATGATTGATTCAAGCGCAAGTAAAATGATCAAAAGATTTACTCCGTTATTAAAGTATCTTGAATCTCAAGGTGTAGCTGTTGGGAAAATCAAAGTAGCGAAAAATTTAGATGAGATGATAACTTTTTTTGAAAAGGGTGAAGTGGACTTTTTATTTGAAAGTCCTTATGGAGCGCTTAAACTTATGGATGCAACAGGAGCGATTCCAGTTATTATACGGGAAAAAGACGGGGTAAATGCTTCCTGATTTGATATATTTTTTTCGAATAAAAATATTGGTTCAAAACAATAAGGATAATGGAATTATATGAATAAAACAATAGAATTAGAGAATCTTTCGCAAGATCAGATTCGTGATTTATTACCAGAAGGTTTGATTCTTCTATGTTATCGTGGCTCTATCGCCCATAATATGTATGTGCCTAAAAGTGACCCTCAAAGTATTGATGATAAGGATATTATGGGGGCATATGTCGCCCCTATTGAGCACTATATTGGTTTTAAGATTACAGATACAAAAGAAAAGTTTATCAATGAATGGGATGCGGTTAGCTATGAGGTTAGGAAGCTTATTCGGTTATTATTAAAAAGCAATCCAAATGTGCTTAGCATGCTTTGGGTTCCTGAACGACATATTATTTATCAGCATGAATTGGGACTATATTTACGTGAAAATAAGGAAATATTCGTAACTAAAGAAGCGTATCATTCTTTTACAGGTTATGCGTATGGCCAATTTAAACGCATGACTCATTTTAACCAAGATGCTCAGCGAGAAATGGCTGAATTTGAACAAATTATAAGCGAGCATGAGATAGATTTGAATAAACTGAATCCAAGCCAGAACCAGCGCAATATACTGTTAAAAGATGGAATACGTTTGGGTGAAGTGATCGATAAATATAAAGGATTGAAGAAAAAATATTATTCAAGCGGCTACATGGGAGAAAAACGGAAAAAACTCGTGAAAAAATTTGGGTATGATGCTAAGAATGCTGCTCATTTAATTCGATTACTCAGAATGGGAATTGAATTTTTAAAAGACGGTGAATTACACGTTGAGCGAACTGACGCAGAAGAACTTCTCTCGATTAAACAAGGAGATTGGACACTTGAAAAAATTAAAGAAGAGGCAGAAAGGCTCTTCAAGTTATCTGAAGAAGCGTATATCCAAAGTAAATTACCGCTAAAACCAGATGAAAAGAAGGCAGAATCTGTTTGTATGAAAATTATTAGTCAATATCACAACACGAATTAGGCTGACACAAAAAAACGGTGTGATTTTTAAACTATTGCGTTTTTCCAGTTGAATCAGAACAAATTTTAGCTACGCATCCAGATTGAAGCATTTGATGAAAAAAATCTGTTTAAGAACCAAAAAGGGAAACGCAATAATAATATTTTGTAAAAATGTTAGCAGGCAAAACAGATATTAGCAAAACTCTGATGGTAATGTTTTTTCCACAAAAGAATGGTTACAGAGCTTGCTGGGCACCGGATATTATCAAAGCGGCAGGAAATATTAACGCATTGAACGTCATCAGTTCTCAGCAATTTATGAATGCGTATAATTCGGTAAAAATGACAGGCAAGGTGATGCTCATCAACAATAACACTGATATCCCGAGATATGTATCAGCGCAAATGGCTTCAGATCCAATCAATCTTGATCCTCCATCAAGACCTCCTCCTTCCGCTTCTGCGAAAGCTAAGATTTAGCCGTGATGGTGTTTCTTATATTATAGTGCTATGCATCACATTATTTTAGCTTAATTTGTCTTAAATAATGTGATTCATAGATTTTCATATCACATAAAAGCCAAATCAAAAGGTATTTTATCTAACTCATAATAATGCTTTAATAATTGAAAAAGATAAAATCCATCCTTACTGCCGCATAGTTCTCGTATAGAATGCATGCCCAAAATAGGAATTCCAATATCTATTGTTCTGATTCCTAAGCTGCTTGCAATAGACGACCCTATTGTACTTCCGCTTTCCATATCATTTCGCATGACAAAATATTGCACAGGGATATTTATATCTTCACATATATTTTTAAAAACTCCTATTGTTTCAAAATTAGAAGCATACCTAAAGGATGAATTAGATTTTATAACAATTCCCTTATTAAGGAGCGGGATATGATTGCTGTCTGTTTTTGATTTATAATTTGGATTCAGTCCGTGGGCACAGTCTATAGATAGCATCATTGATTTTTCTATAGTCTGAGCAAATTCTTCTTGAGTTTTTAATATCCTCGAGAGAACAGAAGTAAAAAAATTGCCCTTAGCTCCAGTTCTTGTTAAACTTCCGATTTCTTCATTATCTGCAAAAAACATAATGGAGTTACTATCCATTTTAGTTTTTATTAAGCTTTTAAAGCTTGCATAGCAGCTAATCAAATTATCTATCCTTGGAGAAGCGATAAAATCGTTATTTATCCCTAATAAAGATGGAGGATTTGCATCGTAGAAATTAAGCTCATGGGCTAAAATAGAATTAATTTTAATCGATGGAATTTTTTCGTTAAGATGTTCAATAATTAGTTTTTTTAAATCAGTTTTATTTTCGTCTGAA containing:
- the cobU gene encoding bifunctional adenosylcobinamide kinase/adenosylcobinamide-phosphate guanylyltransferase, producing MKEISFIFGGCRSGKSSYALKTAEQISGNKKVFIATCVPLDDEMKNRVFMHQKQRGANWITIDAPLLLAETVADVCLSADVILIDCIGLWITNLLLSNEFEGNIFNKVENFIEVLKKINIPILIVSNEVGCGIVPENKLAREFRDILGFANQKIAECSDKVVLMAAGIPMVIKSQ
- a CDS encoding PhnD/SsuA/transferrin family substrate-binding protein translates to MSKKLVILLAIIFNFCFFQYADSSDALNLGMIDSSASKMIKRFTPLLKYLESQGVAVGKIKVAKNLDEMITFFEKGEVDFLFESPYGALKLMDATGAIPVIIREKDGVNAS
- a CDS encoding nucleotidyltransferase domain-containing protein produces the protein MNKTIELENLSQDQIRDLLPEGLILLCYRGSIAHNMYVPKSDPQSIDDKDIMGAYVAPIEHYIGFKITDTKEKFINEWDAVSYEVRKLIRLLLKSNPNVLSMLWVPERHIIYQHELGLYLRENKEIFVTKEAYHSFTGYAYGQFKRMTHFNQDAQREMAEFEQIISEHEIDLNKLNPSQNQRNILLKDGIRLGEVIDKYKGLKKKYYSSGYMGEKRKKLVKKFGYDAKNAAHLIRLLRMGIEFLKDGELHVERTDAEELLSIKQGDWTLEKIKEEAERLFKLSEEAYIQSKLPLKPDEKKAESVCMKIISQYHNTN
- a CDS encoding M18 family aminopeptidase, whose amino-acid sequence is MDNIKFNSEFIEFIKAAKTPFHAVDHIQTVLESNRFIRLFESVPWDIKEGRYYVTRGDSSIIAFTIGKADPIDTGFRMVCAHTDSPCLKVKPNSEIINNNCLQIAVEMYGGFPFASWFDKELSLAGIVIYSSDDKKIKKTLIDFHKPIGFIPSIAIHLERNINKDKVINPQDELIPIISNISDENKTDLKKLIIEHLNEKIPSIKINSILAHELNFYDANPPSLLGINNDFIASPRIDNLISCYASFKSLIKTKMDSNSIMFFADNEEIGSLTRTGAKGNFFTSVLSRILKTQEEFAQTIEKSMMLSIDCAHGLNPNYKSKTDSNHIPLLNKGIVIKSNSSFRYASNFETIGVFKNICEDINIPVQYFVMRNDMESGSTIGSSIASSLGIRTIDIGIPILGMHSIRELCGSKDGFYLFQLLKHYYELDKIPFDLAFM